In a single window of the Candidatus Tisiphia endosymbiont of Nemotelus nigrinus genome:
- a CDS encoding IS481 family transposase: protein MGQILHGCAKTTEAIRFAIQNSQESLKTLARKYSINPKTVAKWKKRTTLQDTCMGPKEPSSTVLTSEEEAMCIAFRKHTLLSLDDCLYALQVSIPKLTRSSLHRLLQRHNVSRLPEVKGNNKTKKKFKLYPIGYFHIDIAEVKTEEGKLYLFVAIDRTSKFVYVELLPRCTKTETAQFLRNLIKAIPYKIHTILTDNGIQFTNRTVDKNAWMHIFDRICYEYNIEHRLTKVNHPWTNGQVERMNRTIKEATVKRFYYDNHQQLKQHLYDFINAYNFAKRLKALKGLTPYEFIIKTWTSDPNKFIINPNHHILGLNN from the coding sequence ATGGGACAAATATTACACGGCTGTGCCAAAACGACAGAGGCAATACGTTTCGCAATCCAAAATAGTCAAGAGAGCTTAAAGACTTTAGCAAGAAAATATTCTATTAATCCTAAAACAGTTGCTAAGTGGAAGAAACGAACTACATTACAAGATACTTGTATGGGTCCCAAAGAACCATCTTCTACAGTATTAACTTCTGAAGAAGAAGCTATGTGTATAGCATTTCGTAAACACACTTTATTATCTTTAGATGATTGCTTATATGCTTTACAAGTCAGTATTCCCAAGCTTACTAGATCTTCTTTACATAGACTTCTTCAACGCCATAATGTTAGTAGGTTACCGGAAGTAAAAGGAAATAACAAAACCAAGAAGAAGTTTAAACTTTATCCAATTGGTTATTTCCATATAGATATTGCTGAAGTCAAAACAGAAGAAGGTAAACTCTATCTATTTGTTGCTATTGATCGCACTTCAAAGTTTGTGTATGTAGAACTTTTACCAAGATGTACCAAGACAGAAACAGCACAATTTCTTCGTAATTTAATTAAAGCTATACCTTATAAAATTCATACTATTTTGACAGATAATGGTATTCAATTTACTAACAGAACAGTAGATAAGAATGCTTGGATGCATATTTTTGATCGTATTTGCTATGAATACAATATTGAACACAGGCTAACAAAAGTTAATCATCCATGGACTAATGGACAGGTAGAACGTATGAATCGTACTATTAAAGAGGCAACTGTTAAACGTTTTTATTATGACAATCATCAGCAACTTAAACAACATTTATATGATTTTATCAATGCCTACAATTTCGCAAAAAGACTTAAAGCTCTTAAAGGTTTAACTCCTTATGAATTTATCATAAAAACATGGACATCTGATCCAAATAAATTTATTATTAACCCTAACCACCACATCCTGGGACTAAACAATTAG
- a CDS encoding IS5 family transposase: MNYHIKIREWQQIIEILRKRKDIKTRNEDKLRRFIEAIWYITRSGCQWRLLPSVYGSWRAVHMRFKTWSNKGIWTDLFEQVQANPDMESTMIDATIVRAHACSAGYKKDSQDQEALGRSKGGFTTKIHALVDALGNPLKFILTAGQRHDITQANSLVKDIKNTMLLADKAYDSNAFIEQLEEQNCIAVIPSKKNRKQQREYDKHIYKERHSIECFFGKIKHFRRIFSRFDKTATDFLSFLQFVGAFIWLR, encoded by the coding sequence ATGAATTATCATATAAAAATCAGAGAATGGCAACAAATTATTGAAATATTAAGAAAAAGAAAAGATATAAAAACAAGAAATGAGGATAAGCTTAGACGATTTATTGAAGCAATATGGTACATAACACGTTCAGGATGCCAATGGCGGTTGTTACCGAGTGTTTATGGTTCATGGCGAGCAGTGCATATGAGGTTTAAAACTTGGTCTAATAAAGGAATATGGACCGATTTGTTTGAGCAAGTACAAGCTAATCCTGACATGGAATCAACAATGATTGACGCTACTATAGTTCGTGCCCATGCATGCTCAGCAGGTTATAAAAAAGATAGCCAAGATCAAGAAGCTTTAGGGCGTAGTAAAGGAGGTTTTACTACTAAAATCCATGCCTTAGTTGACGCTCTTGGTAATCCTTTAAAGTTTATTTTAACTGCAGGTCAAAGACATGACATTACACAAGCCAACTCATTGGTTAAAGATATTAAAAATACTATGCTCCTTGCCGATAAGGCATATGATAGCAATGCTTTTATTGAGCAGCTTGAAGAGCAAAATTGTATAGCTGTTATTCCATCAAAAAAGAACCGAAAACAGCAAAGGGAGTACGATAAACATATCTATAAAGAACGTCATTCGATCGAATGTTTTTTTGGTAAAATTAAACATTTTAGACGAATTTTTTCGAGATTTGATAAAACTGCTACTGATTTCTTGTCTTTTTTGCAATTTGTTGGAGCTTTTATATGGCTTCGTTAG
- a CDS encoding reverse transcriptase domain-containing protein: MRDKGTPQGGVISPILANLFLHYVFDAWVRREMPSVAFCRYADDGLLHCQSQKQAEYVLQVIRQRFQECGLTIHPDKSGIIYCKDNNRRNEYERISFDFLGYSFRPRRCVNKQGMVHPNFLPAISNNSKKAIIQTIRSWHIQLKNDKSLSELSEMFKAELRGWYNYYGQFYPSAMHNIWKHLNWYLVQWVRRKYKKLAWHKRRAREYLNRLANHNPEAFIHWKLGIYPKAKMVGAV; the protein is encoded by the coding sequence ATGCGCGATAAGGGAACACCTCAAGGAGGAGTGATAAGTCCAATATTAGCAAATTTATTTTTACATTATGTATTTGATGCATGGGTAAGAAGAGAAATGCCAAGTGTAGCATTTTGTCGTTATGCTGATGATGGTTTACTCCATTGTCAGAGTCAAAAACAGGCAGAATATGTGTTACAAGTTATTAGACAACGATTCCAGGAATGTGGTCTTACGATACATCCTGATAAGTCAGGTATTATATATTGTAAGGACAATAATCGTCGTAATGAATATGAACGAATCAGCTTTGACTTTCTCGGATATAGTTTTAGACCAAGAAGATGTGTAAACAAACAAGGCATGGTTCATCCAAATTTCTTACCTGCGATAAGTAATAACTCTAAGAAAGCAATCATACAAACCATAAGGAGTTGGCACATTCAGCTTAAGAATGACAAGTCCTTATCTGAACTTTCGGAAATGTTTAAAGCTGAGTTAAGAGGTTGGTATAACTATTATGGGCAGTTTTATCCATCGGCAATGCACAACATATGGAAGCACCTGAATTGGTATTTGGTGCAGTGGGTTAGGAGAAAATATAAGAAACTTGCATGGCATAAAAGACGTGCAAGAGAATATCTAAATAGATTAGCAAATCATAATCCTGAAGCTTTTATACATTGGAAATTAGGAATATATCCAAAGGCTAAAATGGTGGGAGCGGTGTGA
- a CDS encoding DDE-type integrase/transposase/recombinase, whose protein sequence is MLQSTHPYVRTNSGFMYMAGIIDWHSRAVLSYKLSNSMDVNLVTEVLQDALNKYSAPQIFNSEQGSQYTSNEHIQILQEHNIKVSMNGKGRSIDNIIMERFFRTLKYNCIFINDFKDVKELRRGIDDYINHYNYRRFHSSIGYKKPMNVYLNSIQNYEQIAA, encoded by the coding sequence ATGCTTCAGTCTACTCACCCTTATGTTCGAACTAATTCGGGATTTATGTACATGGCAGGAATTATCGATTGGCATAGCAGAGCTGTGTTGAGTTATAAATTATCAAATAGTATGGACGTAAATTTGGTAACTGAAGTATTGCAGGATGCACTTAACAAATACTCTGCACCGCAGATATTTAATAGTGAACAGGGCAGTCAATATACCAGTAATGAACACATTCAAATTTTACAAGAGCATAACATTAAAGTTTCGATGAATGGTAAAGGAAGAAGTATTGATAATATAATCATGGAGAGATTTTTTCGAACTTTAAAATATAATTGTATATTTATTAACGATTTTAAAGATGTTAAAGAACTTAGGAGAGGTATTGATGATTATATAAATCACTATAATTATAGAAGATTTCATTCAAGTATTGGTTACAAAAAACCTATGAATGTCTATCTAAATTCTATACAAAATTATGAACAAATTGCAGCTTGA
- the secF gene encoding protein translocase subunit SecF — translation MKLYPLRLLPDQVNFDFIKFRKVSYTMSIILSLVSIMWIGIYKFNFGIDFAGGIVIEARLDQEPDLTKMREVLNNLKIGEIVLQNFGNQHDLSIRVGSNSEDTLMHNIELLKLTLSNQFPYKFEYRKVDFVGPQVGSHLIRSGIMALILSFLAIMVYTWVRFEWYFGLGILIALLHDAILSLGFMSVMRLDFNLTSIAAVLTIIGYSVNDSVVIYDRIRENLRKSYQKTMPQIINQSINETLSRTILTVVTTLLANLALVIFGGEAIHSFSMLVFFGIIVGTYSSIFISAPILMLFVAKKFSRVPA, via the coding sequence ATGAAGTTATATCCGTTAAGACTGTTACCTGATCAAGTCAATTTTGATTTTATCAAATTTAGAAAAGTAAGTTATACGATGTCCATTATTTTGTCTCTTGTGAGCATTATGTGGATAGGAATTTATAAGTTTAATTTTGGTATTGATTTTGCTGGTGGGATTGTTATAGAAGCACGCCTTGACCAAGAACCTGATTTAACCAAAATGCGTGAAGTACTTAATAACCTTAAGATTGGTGAAATAGTATTACAGAATTTTGGTAACCAGCATGATTTGTCTATACGAGTTGGCAGTAATAGTGAAGATACTTTAATGCACAATATTGAGCTGCTCAAGTTGACTTTAAGCAACCAATTTCCTTATAAATTTGAATATCGTAAAGTAGATTTTGTTGGCCCACAAGTTGGGTCGCATCTGATAAGATCAGGAATAATGGCGCTAATTCTTTCTTTTCTTGCCATAATGGTTTATACTTGGGTTAGGTTTGAGTGGTATTTTGGGCTTGGTATATTGATAGCTTTGCTACATGACGCCATACTAAGTTTAGGTTTCATGAGTGTAATGAGATTAGACTTTAATCTAACTTCAATAGCGGCTGTCCTTACCATAATAGGTTATTCCGTTAATGATTCAGTAGTGATCTATGATAGGATTAGAGAAAATTTACGAAAATCATATCAGAAAACAATGCCACAAATTATTAATCAGAGTATTAATGAAACTTTGTCTAGAACCATTCTAACAGTTGTAACAACCTTGTTGGCGAACCTAGCTTTAGTGATATTTGGTGGGGAAGCTATTCACAGCTTTAGTATGTTAGTATTTTTCGGCATAATAGTTGGCACCTATTCCTCTATATTTATATCTGCTCCTATATTGATGCTGTTTGTTGCTAAGAAATTTAGTAGAGTTCCTGCATAA
- a CDS encoding DUF2312 domain-containing protein, producing the protein MTEVIAKEQLEQYINQIEGLEQEKAELSEAIKDVFDAASSSGFDTKAMKSVLKLKKLDRNKLAEQDAILELYRQALGI; encoded by the coding sequence ATGACAGAAGTAATAGCTAAAGAACAATTAGAACAATATATAAATCAAATAGAAGGGCTTGAACAAGAGAAAGCTGAACTATCTGAAGCAATAAAGGATGTGTTTGATGCAGCCAGCTCCAGTGGTTTTGATACTAAGGCTATGAAGTCTGTGTTAAAACTAAAAAAGCTTGATAGAAATAAACTGGCTGAACAAGATGCAATCTTAGAATTGTACAGGCAAGCTTTAGGTATATAA
- a CDS encoding MFS transporter → MNKRKLVFASGIANAFEWYDYALFGLFAPIIGEKFFPGSNPNSSLLHAFLAFAIGYLMRPIGGVFFGVLGDRFGRKIALSTSIFCMSLPTALIGVLPTYDDIGITSTILMILVRMLQGLSMGGALTGSISFVIEHTGIAYRGFSSSVSMSSICIGLLFGSGISQCIQSLLSAEQFDDWGWRIPFLLGILIFFAGLYIKKYTSETPSFQNMKEKGKILKFPLKQVISVYWFDMIISIVINSTGSVLFYLQTIYLMSFLRMNRGFTDDEVSNLANYCYIIMAIVTLCSGYLSDIIGRKKIFVINLLVIILVTPFLMQVIETGDFYLIIISQIILSILAACYIGPEPALQAEFYPTNIRNTALSLSYNIATSIFGGTTPLVIAYLVQKKGTITSAIYYIIACAIASLIALYFYKDRSRI, encoded by the coding sequence ATGAATAAACGTAAGTTGGTTTTTGCAAGCGGCATAGCAAATGCATTTGAATGGTATGATTACGCACTATTTGGTCTTTTTGCCCCTATAATAGGTGAAAAATTCTTCCCTGGATCAAACCCTAACTCATCTTTATTGCATGCTTTTTTGGCATTTGCTATCGGTTATCTAATGAGACCAATAGGTGGGGTGTTTTTTGGGGTACTCGGAGATCGTTTTGGTAGAAAAATTGCTTTAAGTACCTCTATATTTTGTATGTCTCTGCCAACAGCTTTAATTGGTGTGTTACCAACTTATGACGATATAGGTATTACCTCAACTATATTGATGATTTTAGTTCGCATGTTGCAAGGTTTATCAATGGGCGGAGCACTTACTGGCTCAATTTCATTTGTTATTGAACATACGGGCATAGCCTATCGTGGTTTTAGTAGTAGTGTATCAATGTCCAGTATTTGTATTGGTTTATTATTTGGTTCAGGAATTTCGCAGTGCATACAAAGCCTTTTATCAGCAGAGCAATTTGATGATTGGGGGTGGAGAATACCATTTTTATTAGGAATCCTTATCTTCTTTGCTGGGCTTTACATAAAAAAATATACAAGTGAAACTCCTAGCTTTCAAAATATGAAGGAAAAGGGTAAAATCTTAAAGTTTCCCCTAAAACAAGTTATTTCTGTATACTGGTTTGATATGATAATATCAATCGTCATCAATTCTACAGGTTCAGTATTATTTTATCTACAAACTATTTACCTAATGTCATTTTTAAGGATGAATCGTGGTTTCACTGATGATGAAGTTAGTAATTTAGCTAATTATTGTTATATCATCATGGCAATTGTTACTTTATGTTCTGGCTATTTGTCGGATATAATTGGTCGCAAGAAAATCTTTGTAATCAATCTACTGGTAATTATTTTAGTTACCCCATTTTTGATGCAAGTAATTGAAACTGGTGACTTTTATCTTATAATTATATCTCAAATAATATTATCAATTTTAGCTGCTTGTTATATTGGTCCTGAGCCTGCACTGCAAGCTGAATTCTATCCAACCAATATCAGAAACACAGCTTTATCATTATCTTATAACATAGCAACTAGTATTTTTGGTGGCACAACACCTTTAGTGATAGCATATCTTGTGCAAAAAAAGGGTACTATTACTTCGGCTATTTATTACATAATTGCTTGTGCTATTGCAAGTTTAATAGCTTTGTATTTTTATAAGGATCGTTCAAGGATATAA
- a CDS encoding DMT family transporter: MNNKLNTYFIGIGWFILSMLTSATNDITAKYLGLRLHSFEVAFFRFLFSTLILVPFIFYYGKQTLTTTRPFVHIARGVLLCFGMTSWTYGLQLAPVTTATVVSLAIPLFTLVLAVFFLNENIIWQRWAATLFGFIGIVVTLKPHASDFNPHILIFVLAAISFATLDIINKKFVVKESMISMLFYSALVTSLLSIPPSIMYWKTPNISEFILLFILGSGGGLISFFLLKAFSLVDATAIAPYRYLELIISALAGYLVFNEMPENSTLYGALIVIPATLFIIYSEKDNMTQDDKISHE, translated from the coding sequence ATGAATAATAAATTAAATACTTATTTTATTGGCATTGGCTGGTTTATATTAAGTATGCTAACTAGTGCAACTAATGACATAACAGCAAAATATCTTGGACTTAGGCTACATAGTTTTGAGGTAGCTTTTTTTCGCTTTCTCTTTAGCACTCTAATTCTTGTGCCATTTATTTTTTATTATGGGAAACAAACTTTAACCACTACTCGCCCTTTTGTCCATATTGCAAGAGGGGTTTTGTTATGTTTTGGTATGACCTCTTGGACTTATGGCTTACAACTTGCACCAGTGACTACTGCTACAGTTGTTAGCCTAGCTATACCTTTATTTACCTTGGTTTTGGCAGTATTTTTCTTAAACGAAAATATTATTTGGCAAAGATGGGCAGCAACTTTATTTGGCTTTATTGGAATTGTTGTTACTCTGAAACCACATGCTAGTGATTTTAACCCACATATATTGATTTTTGTATTAGCTGCGATATCTTTTGCCACGTTAGATATTATTAACAAAAAATTTGTAGTAAAAGAATCAATGATTAGCATGCTATTTTATTCTGCTCTAGTAACTTCTTTATTATCAATACCACCATCAATAATGTATTGGAAAACGCCTAATATTTCAGAATTTATTTTGCTATTTATTTTAGGATCAGGAGGGGGTTTAATTTCATTCTTTCTCTTAAAAGCTTTCTCTCTGGTCGATGCTACTGCCATTGCACCTTATAGATATTTAGAGTTAATAATTTCAGCATTAGCTGGATATCTTGTTTTTAATGAAATGCCTGAAAATAGCACTTTATACGGGGCATTGATAGTAATTCCTGCGACATTGTTTATAATATATTCTGAGAAAGATAATATGACCCAAGATGATAAAATATCGCATGAATAA
- a CDS encoding OmpW family outer membrane protein, with product MIKVVKKLGMFLLVSCASISSFANPDADNDYNANYNADYYGNGGDLVFKMRAGGIRSSAKQTDFPKATVKNPVSIGNFVENGYGLDASTSMFFASNFAAELSLGFDVLRVKNTNLKNVAYNYGDDPKAITKRRQLYMIPITVTGQYHIAPFGAIRPYVGAGYHVAYFLGKSKGCTVKSGHGAVLQAGVDFYAKDDTLINLDIKQYFLNTKIDYKAPLITQPVSSKVKFNPLMIAIGIGFRF from the coding sequence ATGATAAAAGTCGTAAAAAAGTTAGGGATGTTTCTATTGGTAAGTTGTGCTAGTATTTCTAGCTTTGCTAATCCTGATGCTGATAATGATTATAATGCTAATTATAATGCTGATTATTACGGGAATGGGGGTGATTTAGTATTTAAGATGAGAGCAGGAGGGATAAGATCTAGTGCAAAACAAACAGACTTTCCTAAGGCTACTGTTAAAAATCCAGTATCGATTGGTAATTTTGTTGAAAATGGTTATGGCTTAGATGCTTCCACATCAATGTTCTTTGCTAGTAATTTTGCTGCAGAGTTATCTTTAGGTTTCGATGTATTACGTGTTAAAAATACCAATTTAAAGAATGTGGCTTATAATTATGGTGATGATCCAAAAGCTATTACTAAAAGAAGGCAGCTTTATATGATTCCTATAACTGTTACGGGACAATATCACATAGCTCCTTTTGGTGCTATCAGACCTTATGTTGGTGCTGGTTATCATGTAGCTTATTTTCTTGGTAAGTCTAAAGGCTGTACAGTTAAAAGTGGTCATGGCGCTGTGTTGCAAGCAGGAGTGGATTTTTATGCTAAAGATGATACGTTAATTAACTTAGATATAAAACAGTATTTTCTTAATACTAAGATTGATTATAAAGCTCCCTTAATAACACAACCTGTATCCTCTAAAGTAAAGTTTAATCCACTAATGATTGCAATAGGTATTGGATTTAGGTTTTAG
- a CDS encoding cell cycle transcriptional regulator TrcR, producing the protein MSSQQKLPILPRATAIWLIDNTALTFKQIADFCGIHEFEIKGIADGEVSYGIKGLDPIVGGQLTKEEIIRCTKDPTSSLRISVNVAYDLVNTKKKQQSKYTPIARRQDKPDAIYWILKNYPEILDNQIVKLVGTTKSTIDAIRDRSHWNMKNIRPRDPVLLGICSQVELDKNIEQAKLLSQQEKTPKEYD; encoded by the coding sequence ATGAGTTCACAACAGAAATTACCTATACTGCCTAGAGCAACTGCTATTTGGTTGATTGATAATACTGCCTTAACGTTTAAGCAGATAGCTGATTTTTGTGGGATTCATGAATTTGAAATTAAAGGCATTGCTGATGGTGAGGTATCTTACGGTATTAAGGGCTTAGATCCAATTGTTGGAGGACAGTTAACCAAAGAAGAAATCATACGTTGTACAAAAGATCCAACTAGTAGTTTAAGGATTTCTGTTAATGTTGCCTACGATTTGGTAAATACCAAGAAGAAACAACAATCTAAGTATACTCCTATTGCTAGGCGTCAAGATAAACCAGACGCAATATATTGGATACTTAAAAATTATCCAGAGATTTTAGATAACCAGATTGTCAAGTTAGTTGGTACTACCAAGTCTACCATAGATGCTATCCGTGATCGTAGTCACTGGAACATGAAAAACATTCGCCCACGAGATCCAGTTTTACTTGGAATTTGTAGTCAAGTGGAATTAGACAAGAATATTGAGCAAGCAAAACTTTTATCCCAACAAGAGAAAACCCCTAAAGAATATGACTAG
- a CDS encoding HdaA/DnaA family protein: MKDSQQYVLPLFGNDQYILDNFINSPSNQVAYNSIKNWSVTWGSKPYELTVLLYGPSSSGKTYLSKIWQNLSNAFFIKKDSDILSVEHIMQYNAFIMEDIEFWHERNVLHCFNLISECRKYLLMTTGSLANNFALQDLLSRVNSVLRLEIKQPDDELMSKLIFKYFSDQSVKVSDCVTKYLLINLPRQFDQMTKLLGTITHYALVHKRPITISLIKYVLNANPLMS, translated from the coding sequence ATGAAAGACTCCCAACAATATGTATTACCATTATTTGGTAATGATCAATATATTCTAGATAATTTTATTAATTCACCTTCCAACCAGGTCGCGTATAATTCAATCAAAAACTGGTCTGTAACTTGGGGTAGTAAACCTTATGAGCTTACGGTTTTGCTTTATGGCCCATCTTCTTCTGGTAAGACATATCTTAGTAAAATATGGCAAAATTTGTCGAATGCATTTTTTATAAAAAAAGATTCAGATATACTTAGTGTAGAGCATATAATGCAGTATAATGCTTTTATTATGGAAGATATAGAATTTTGGCATGAAAGAAATGTTCTCCATTGTTTTAATTTAATAAGTGAGTGTCGTAAATATTTGTTGATGACTACAGGAAGTTTAGCTAATAATTTTGCATTACAGGATTTATTATCAAGAGTCAATTCTGTTCTAAGATTAGAAATAAAACAACCAGATGATGAATTGATGAGCAAGTTAATCTTTAAGTATTTTTCCGATCAATCGGTTAAGGTATCTGATTGTGTAACTAAATATTTATTAATTAATTTGCCAAGACAATTTGATCAAATGACAAAATTATTGGGGACAATAACACATTATGCATTAGTGCATAAGCGACCTATTACCATCTCTCTTATCAAATATGTACTAAATGCTAACCCATTAATGTCATAG